A stretch of Dromaius novaehollandiae isolate bDroNov1 chromosome 8, bDroNov1.hap1, whole genome shotgun sequence DNA encodes these proteins:
- the ANGPTL1 gene encoding angiopoietin-related protein 1: MKIFKWTLGVLLFLLLSIGRCTERSKLNKTSQRRHPRSADSGEEGTKCGYTFLVPEQKITGPICVNTNGPGTDNRKDEVTRMDIENLKDVLSKQKREIDILQLVVDVDGNIVNEVKLLRKESRNMNSRVTQLYMQLLHEIIRKRDNSLELSQLENKVLNITTEMLKMATKYKELEVKYAALTDLVNNQSVTISLLEEQCLRIFSRQDTHGSPPLVQVVPQHIPNSQPYPPVLLGGNEIQRDPGYPRDRDVRPPPDPATSPTKSPFRVPPLALINEGPFKDCQQAKEAGYGNSGIYMIKPENSNEPMQLWCENSLDPGGWAVIQKRTDGSVNFFRNWDSYKKGFGNIDGEYWLGLENIYMLTNQDNYRLLIELEDWSNKKVYAEYSSFRLEPESEFYRLRLGTYQGNAGDSMIWHNGKQFTTLDRDRDMYTGNCAHFHKGGWWYNACAHSNLNGVWYRGGHYRSKYQDGIFWAEYRGGSYSLKAVQMMIRPID; this comes from the exons ATGAAGATATTCAAATGGACTTTGGGTGTACTACTGTTCCTCCTGTTGTCTATCGGACGTTGTACAGAACGCTCTAAGCTTAATAAAACATCCCAGCGGAGGCACCCTCGTTCAGCAGACAGTGGAGAGGAAGGAACGAAATGTGGTTACACATTCTTGGTCCCAGAACAAAAAATTACAGGGCCAATTTGTGTGAACACCAATGGACCGGGTACTGATAACAGAAAAGACGAGGTCACAAGAATGGACATAGAAAACTTGAAGGATGTGCTGTCCAAGCAAAAGCGGGAGATTGATATACTGCAATTGGTGGTGGATGTGGATGGAAACATTGTGAATGAAGTAAAATTACTAAGGAAAGAAAGCCGTAATATGAACTCTCGGGTCACCCAACTCTATATGCAACTCCTGCATGAGATAATCAGAAAGCGTGATAACTCACTTGAGCTTTCCCAACTGGAAAACAAAGTCCTTAACATTACAACAGAAATGCTGAAGATGGCTACAAAATACAAGGAGCTTGAAGTAAAGTATGCCGCGCTAACTGATCTTGTAAATAATCAGTCTGTGACTATCTCTCTGTTGGAAGAGCAGTGCTTGAGAATCTTCTCCCGACAGGACACCCATGGGTCTCCACCTCTTGTTCAAGTGGTGCCGCAGCACATTCCCAACAGTCAACCATATCCTCCCGTTCTTTTGGGAGGCAATGAGATACAGCGAGACCCAGGTTATCCTAGAGACAGAGATGTAAGACCACCACCTGATCCAGCTACTTCTCCTACAAAAAGTCCTTTCAGAGTTCCACCACTAGCTTTAATTAATGAAG GTCCATTCAAAGACTGTCAACAAGCCAAAGAAGCTGGGTACGGCAACAGTGGGATTTATATGATCAAACCTGAAAACAGCAACGAACCGATGCAGTTATGGTGTGAGAACAGCCTGGACCCTGGAGGATGGGCAGTTATTCAGAAGAGAACAGATGGATCTGTCAACTTTTTCAGAAATTGGGACAGTTACAAG AAAGGATTTGGAAACATTGATGGAGAGTACTGGCTGGGACTAGAAAATATTTACATGCTTACCAATCAGGATAATTACAGGCTACTGATTGAACTGGAAGACTGGAGCAATAAGAAAGTCTATGCAGAATACAGCAGCTTCCGCCTGGAGCCCGAGAGTGAGTTCTACAGGCTGCGCCTAGGCACCTACCAGGGCAACGCAGGCGACTCCATGATATGGCACAACGGAAAGCAATTCACAACACTGGACAGAGACAGGGATATGTACACAG GAAACTGTGCCCACTTCCACAAAGGTGGCTGGTGGTACAATGCGTGTGCGCACTCTAACCTTAACGGAGTGTGGTACAGAGGCGGCCACTACAGGAGCAAGTACCAGGACGGGATTTTTTGGGCTGAGTACCGGGGAGGTTCCTACTCCTTGAAAGCAGTTCAAATGATGATCAGACCTATAGACTGA